One genomic region from Alosa alosa isolate M-15738 ecotype Scorff River chromosome 12, AALO_Geno_1.1, whole genome shotgun sequence encodes:
- the LOC125304938 gene encoding LOW QUALITY PROTEIN: angiopoietin-related protein 2-like (The sequence of the model RefSeq protein was modified relative to this genomic sequence to represent the inferred CDS: deleted 1 base in 1 codon), with translation MKLPLLVLLAASLAPGPGPAVQGEAQEIESHDDTLEPEFMYAARPKRAAEAPIPVAAASQTDKCSYTFIVPQQKATGAICVNSRSPEGQAETRVNKQELEVVNSELHKQRRQIESLQQLVEVDGGVVNEVKLLRKESRNMNARVTQLYMQLLHEIIRKRDNALEVAQLENRVLNHTAEMQQLVSRYRDLEHKYQHLASLASNQSAAIVQLEEHCRADDAGRERRRGRCGWQQPQPLPPQQQQPPAMPQHPPQRPQHPMTPVRAYHPPTYTRNSNNQITNEIQSDQNSKALLQPLPTMAYGAQSSSSTDKPSGPFKDCLHALEEGHATSGMYLVKPENANRLMQVWCDQRHDPGGWTVIQRRLDGSVNFFRNWETYKQGFGNIDGEYWLGLEHIYWLTNQGNYKLLVTLEDWSGRKTFAEYASFRLEPETEFYKLRVGRYHGNAGDSLTWHNGKQFTTLDRDHDMYTGNCAHYQKGGWWYNACAHSNLNGVWYRGGHYRSRYQDGVYWAEFRGGAYSLKKVTMMIRPNPNTYH, from the exons ATGAAGCTCCCTCTCTTGGTCCTGCTGGCGGCGTCCCTAGCTCCTGGACCTGGGCCTGCTGTTCAGGGAGAAGCCCAGGAGATTGAGAGCCATGACGACACCCTGGAACCAGAGTTCATGTATGCCGCGCGTCCCAAACGCGCCGCGGAGGCGCCCATTCCCGTCGCCGCCGCCTCTCAGACGGACAAGTGCTCCTACACGTTCATCGTCCCCCAGCAGAAGGCCACGGGGGCCATCTGCGTCAACTCCAGGTCGCCGGAGGGCCAGGCAGAGACGCGCGTCAACAAGCAGGAGCTGGAGGTGGTCAACAGCGAGCTGCACAAGCAGCGGCGGCAGATCGAGTCGCTGCAGCAGCTGGTGGAGGTGGACGGCGGCGTGGTCAACGAGGTCAAGCTGCTGCGCAAGGAGAGCCGCAACATGAACGCGCGCGTCACGCAGCTCTACATGCAGCTGCTGCACGAGATCATCCGCAAGCGCGACAACGCGCTGGAGGTGGCCCAGTTGGAGAACCGCGTGCTCAACCACACCGCC GAGATGCAGCAGCTGGTGTCGCGCTACCGCGACCTGGAGCACAAGTACCAGCACCTGGCCTCGCTCGCCAGCAACCAGAGCGCCGCCATCGTGCAGCTGGAGGAGCACTGCCGGGCGGACGACGCCGGGAGGGAGCGGCGGAGAGGCCGCTGCGGCTGGCAGCAGCCGCAGCCACTGccgccacagcagcagcagccgcccgCGATGCCCCAGCATCCTCCTCAGCGACCGCAGCATCCCATGACTCCAGTCAGGGCGTACCACCCACCCACTTACACGCGCAATAGCAACAACCAGATAACCAATGAGATACAGAGCGACCAGAACTCCAAGGCCTTGCTGCAACCGCTGCCCACAATGGCGTATGGAGCCCAGAGCTCGTCCAGCACAGATAAACCTTCTG GACCTTTCAAGGACTGTCTGCATGCTCTGGAGGAAGGCCACGCCACCAGTGGCATGTACCTGGTGAAGCCGGAGAACGCTAACCGGCTGATGCAGGTGTGGTGTGACCAGAGGCACGACCCAGGCGGCTGGACGGTCATCCAGAGACGCCTAGATGGATCAGTCAACTTCTTCAGAAACTGGGAGACATATAAg CAAGGCTTTGGAAACATTGATGGTGAGTACTGGCTAGGTCTGGAGCACATCTACTGGTTGACCAACCAGGGCAACTACAAGCTGCTGGTGACCCTGGAGGACTGGTCGGGCAGGAAGACGTTTGCCGAGTATGCCAGTTTCCGCCTCGAGCCCGAGACAGAGTTCTACAAGCTAAGGGTGGGCCGTTACCATGGTAATGCCGGGGACTCCCTGACCTGGCACAATGGGAAACAGTTTACCACCCTGGACAGAGATCACGACATGTACACAG GTAACTGCGCCCACTACCAGAAGGGAGGGTGGTGGTATAATGCCTGTGCCCATTCCAACCTTAATGGCGTGTGGTACAGGGGAGGGCACTATCGCAGTCGCTACCAGGATGGCGTATACTGGGCTGAGTTCCGTGGTGGGGCCTACTCCTTGAAGAAGGTCACCATGATGATTCGGCCGAACCCAAACACGTACCATTAG